Genomic segment of Acyrthosiphon pisum isolate AL4f unplaced genomic scaffold, pea_aphid_22Mar2018_4r6ur Scaffold_72;HRSCAF=421, whole genome shotgun sequence:
TTTTGATGTCAGTATTCAAAAATGGAGGTTGGTAGCTAGTATGTCTACTGAAAGATATGGTTTGGGTGTTGGTGTACTCAATAATCGTTTATATGcggtgaatatttatattatttctttatttataatttgtaatcaggGCTTAAAACTGGTAACTGGTTTGTAACGATTACCgttaaaaaccgtaaatttgaGAACCAAAAACCGATAACCGCTTTTAGTTTTGGAATGCTGGAAGCGGTTATTGGTTTTCGGTAATCaaggtaaatatctaaattttaacATCAAAGCGGTTATctcataggtattttaaatcccggttttataaccaaaacctattcccgaccaaaaaaattaacggtttttTCATGGAATTTCatacttgaataaatattatgtcatgaatcatgattacattatagttgaatttaattttccagctatttttaaagttttttcccCAATTAATTGTCGTCGAGTATTGCTTATCTGTTGTGaatatcacatatattatatataggtataagtgtacaaccaggggcggacttactatttttcaactaatgaAACTTGTATATTcaactataaacataaattcaatatcaacatatactattgtatgtttttgatgtaattgcatttatcaaaataaaacaaaaaaggaatagcttataataaacaatagaacaaataataaataaaacaatacatcttttataaaaaaataaaacttaaataaattataaaactttttgcAGAATACTGAATAACACAGCAATAcgccaataggtacataataataatattgaaatgtaattaaaattcggAACATATCAATTTAACTAGGCGAGTGTATgttgaattgaattaaaaatataaaacaataaaacgtgGAAATATACAACCATTATAGTATTGAACACGATTATTTGTGCATGCTTAATTCAGTGTAAGAGTACTACTAGGCAGTAAGTATTAACGTAAGTACCTAAGTCTCTACCTGCACAGTCACTCAGAACGAGTAACGACAGATCACAGAACACTCAgtgtttactattaaattaatgtatgaaGATTATACCTAAACTAAAATACGGTATCTGCATTTTATAGTCGTATTAGCTACTCTGGctacataaataaaacttattcgcttctaaaaacatttaaatagggGTCACTCAATTTTTCCATGGTAAAAAACTCGGTAAATGTACGTAAATTTACTTTACCNNNNNNNNNNNNNNNNNNNNNNNNNNNNNNNNNNNNNNNNNNNNNNNNNNAGCGTACATTTGGTATGTTACACGtttttaagacggagacaacacatgcgggtgttgcgtcctcttaacaaaattattaatgtattgaaaatatgatGAAATTGTAAATGATCAACACGAGTTGATTTATATGATTTGAATaattcttataacaatatttaatgtgtataagttaagttaagttgttAGGTTGAATATGTAATGTGAGAGAAGCGAGCAAATTTTTCTTCTGTTGGTGGGCCCCttaaaatatttccctgtaacaaaaatactacctatcATCCCCTGTATGGTAGAACCACGATTTTTTGTTGGTctttaacgcgttataagtacctaatggatattgtgatatgattaatttgtaatttattatagatacctattattggtcaatttttttttaaaaaccatagataagtatataatatatcttatacctagactgacgtaccgtctccgctcagaatcgtttttcttataggtacattgatattatatcattgaaatcaaatttaatactattcattttacagtgacccacttgtaacctactgtacagcagagcgacatccacttatccacctttctttttgataaaggtagataatcttgtattccattttaaaatcttagttctaaaaagaaaaatttttataaattcttaactcaaaataatttgctaattttcgtgatttttccatattttgttaatttttgaacttaaaatgctaataaaataaaactgtgactatggatttttgattttttttcatctgcctttgaaacaatatactatgagttttatattaaattttcaagcttttttaaccaacaaataaaattttattgatatttatagaaaaaaaactaaaaaaatggaaactaaaaatgtccgtaaacagctcaaaacaagtcaaattatttgaaaaatgttatgatgtatagaaaatgctaatataaacattcaatcaaaAAGTcctgtacctacggtcatttgtttaagagttgcaccaaaaaccaaaatcgatattttcgaaaacagattttgcataaaaattcccgtttttccttaatcttttgtttttcacagcgcttttgaaatcacggggaaatttttacttttgaccctccaacaagtaccaactagattcactttcctatcaaaacagatactgttgaagaaaatccaagcactatgactgtcctaaaaggtgatgacagatacgaaaaataaaaaaaaaaaaaaaaaaacacatatcattataaatcatacattNNNNNNNNNNNNNNNNNNNNNNNNNNNNNNNNNNNNNNNNNNNNNNNNNNNNNNNNNNNNNNNNNNNNNNNNNNNNNNNNNNNNNNNNNNNNNNNNNNNNNNNNNNNNNNNNNNNNNNNNNNNNNNNNNNNNNNNNNNNNNNNNNNNNNNNNNNNNNNNNNNNNNNNNNNNNNNNNNNNNNNNNNNNNNNNNNNNNNNNNNNNNNNNNNNNNNNNNNNNNNNNNNNNNNNNNNNNNNNNNNNNNNNNNNNNNNNNNNNNNNNNNNNNNNNNNNNNNNNNNNNNNNNNNNNNNNNNNNNNNNNNNNNNNNNNNNNNNNNNNNNNNNNNNNNNNNNNNNNNNNNNNNNNNNNNNNNNNNNNNNNNNNNNNNNNNNNNNNNNNNNNNNNNNNNNNNNNNNNNNNNNNNNNNNNNNNNNNNNNNNNNNNNNNNNNNNNNNNNNNNNNNNNNNNNNNNNNNNNNNNNNNNNNNNNNNNNNNNNNNNNNNNNNNNNNNNNNNNNNNNNNNNNNNNNNNNNNNNNNNNNNNNNNNNNNNNNNNNNNNNNNNNNNNNNNNNNNNNNNNNNNNNNNNNNNNNNNNNNNNNNNNNNNNNNNNNNNNNNNNNNNNNNNNNNNNNNNNNNNNNNNNNNNNNNNNNNNNNNNNNNNNNNNNNNNNNNNNNNNNNNNNNNNNNNNNNNNNNNNNNNNNNNNNNNNNNNNNNNNNNNNNNNNNNNNNNNNNNNNNNNNNNNNNNNNNNNNNNNNNNNNNNNNNNNNNNNNNNNNNNNNNNNNNNNNNNNNNNNNNNNNNNNNNNNNNNNNNNNNNNNNNNNNNNNNNNNNNNNNNNNNNNNNNNNNNNNNNNNNNNNNNNNNNNNNNNNNNNNNNNNNNNNNNNNNNNNNNNNNNNNNNNNNNNNNNNNNNNNNNNNNNNNNNNNNNNNNNNNNNNNNNNNNNNNNNNNNNNNNNNNNNNNNNNNNNNNNNNNNNNNNNNNNNNNNNNNNNNNNNNNNNNNNNNNNNNNNNNNNNNNNNNNNNNNNNNNNNNNNNNNNNNNNNNNNNNNNNNNNNNNNNNNNNNNNNNNNNNNNNNNNNNNNNNNNNNNNNNNNNNNNNNNNNNNNNNNNNNNNNNNNNNNNNNNNNNNNNNNNNNNNNNNNNNNNNNNNNNNNNNNNNNNNNNNNNNNNNNNNNNNNNNNNNNNNNNNNNNNNNNNNNNNNNNNNNNNNNNNNNNNNNNNNNNNNNNNNNNNNNNNNNNNNNNNNNNNNNNNNNNNNNNNNNNNNNNNNNNNNNNNNNNNNNNNNNNNNNNNNNNNNNNNNNNNNNNNNNNNNNNNNNNNNNNNNNNNNNNNNNNNNNNNNNNNNNNNNNNNNNNNNNNNNNNNNNNNNNNNNNNNNNNNNNNNNNNNNNNNNNNNNNNNNNNNNNNNNNNNNNNNNNNNNNNNNNNNNNNNNNNNNNNNNNNNNNNNNNNNNNNNNNNNNNNNNNNNNNNNNNNNNNNNNNNNNNNNNNNNNNNNNNNNNNNNNNNNNNNNNNNNNNNNNNNNNNNNNNNNNNNNNNNNNNNNNNNNNNNNNNNNNNNNNNNNNNNNNNNNNNNNNNNNNNNNNNNNNNNNNNNNNNNNNNNNNNNNNNNNNNNNNNNNNNNNNNNNNNNNNNNNNNNNNNNNNNNNNNNNNNNNNNNNNNNNNNNNNNNNNNNNNNNNNNNNNNNNNNNNNNNNNNNNNNNNNNNNNNNNNNNNNNNNNNNNNNNNNNNNNNNNNNNNNNNNNNNNNNNNNNNNNNNNNNNNNNNNNNNNNNNNNNNNNNNNNNNNNNNNNNNNNNNNNNNNNNNNNNNNNNNACTGAATAACACAGCAATAcgccaataggtacataataataatattgaaatgtaattaaaattcggAACATATCAATTTAACTAGGCGAGTGTATgttgaattgaattaaaaatataaaacaataaaacgtgGAAATATACAACCATTATAGTATTGAACACGATTATTTGTGCATGCTTAATTCAGTGTAAGAGTACTACTAGGCAGTAAGTATTAACGTAAGTACCTAAGTCTCTACCTGCACAGTCACTCAGAACGAGTAACGACAGAACACAGAACACTCAgtgtttactattaaattaatgtatgaaGATTATACCTAAACTAAAATACGGTATCTGCATTTTATAGTCGTATTAGCTACTCTGGctacataaataaaacttattccgcttctaaaaacatttaaaataagggGTCACTCAATTTTTTCCAATGGTAAAAAAACTCGGTAAAATGTACGTAAATTTACTTTTACCCGTTAATTTTACAGAGTAAATTTACCGAACTCATATCTAATTAAGTTACCACACGATTAACCACGATGCCGTGTTATTGGACATAGCTGAACATTTTTCGTGTACACGGCAAACGTGTATAGTGGAAACCCGCCTTAACGGTTatcatagtgtttgaaatataaaatacggtaatcggttatcaaatataaaaattaaacgataaccggttaccggttttcAAAAGTTTTCGGCTCCTGCCGGAGCCGATTACCAACTTTATTgataacggttttaagccctgtttaaaatacgttttattttatttaattgtataggttGGGGGTGCTGGCAATGTTGAAACATTGAAATCTGTTGAATATTATGATCCCACACTCGACACATGGACCCCAGTTGCAGAAATGTCTGTACGCCGTCATGGTGTTGGTGTAGGAGTCTTGGACGGTCTTATGTATGCTATTGGTGGCTATAATGGAAAATATCTTAAAAGTGTTGAGGTTTATAGACCGAGTGATGGAGTTTGGTCTTCTGTAGCTGATATGGAAATATGCCGATATCGCCCNNNNNNNNNNNNNNNNNNNNNNNNNNNNNNNNNNNNNNNNNNNNNNNNNNNNNNNNNNNNNNNNNNNNNNNNNNNNNNNNNNNNNNNNNNNNNNNNNNNNNNNNNNNNNNNNNNNNNNNNNNNNNNNNNNNNNNNNNNNNNNNNNNNNNNNNNNNNNNNNNNNNNNNNNNNNNNNNNNNNNNNNNNNNNNNNNNNNNNNNNNNNNNNNNNNNNNNNNNNNNNNNNNNNNNNNNNNNNNNNNNNNNNNNNNNNNNNNNNNNNNNNNNNNNNNNNNNNNNNNNNNNNNNNNNNNNNNNNNNNNNNNNNNNNNNNNNNNNNNNNNNNNNNNNNNNNNNNNNNNNNNNNNNNNNNNNNNNNNNNNNNNNNNNNNNNNNNNNNNNNNNNNNNNNNNNNNNNNNNNNNNNNNNNNNNNNNNNNNNNNNNNNNNNNNNNNNNNNNNNNNNNNNNNNNNNNNNNNNNNNNNNNNNNNNNNNNNNNNNNNNNNNNNNNNNNNNNNNNNNNNNNNNNNNNNNNNNNNNNNNNNNNNNNNNNNNNNNNNNNNNNNNNNNNNNNNNNNNNNNNNNNNNNNNNNNNNNNNNNNNNNNNNNNNNNNNNNNNNNNNNNNNNNNNNNNNNNNNNNNNNNNNNNNNNNNNNNNNNNNNNNNNNNNNNNNNNNNNNNNNNNNNNNNNNNNNNNNNNNNNNNNNNNNNNNNNNNNNNNNNNNNNNNNNNNNNNNNNNNNNNNNNNNNNNNNNNNNNNNNNNNNNNNNNNNNNNNNNNNNNNNNNNNNNNNNNNNNNNNNNNNNNNNNNNNNNNNNNNNNNNNNNNNNNNNNNNNNNNNNNNNNNNNNNNNNNNNNNNNNNNNNNNNNNNNNNNNNNNNNNNNNNNNNNNNNNNNNNNNNNNNNNNNNNNNNNNNNNNNNNNNNNNNNNNNNNNNNNNNNNNNNNNNNNNNNNNNNNNNNNNNNNNNNNNNNNNNNNNNNNNNNNNNNNNNNNNNNNNNNNNNNNNNNNNNNNNNNNNNNNNNNNNNNNNNNNNNNNNNNNNNNNNNNNNNNNNNNNNNNNNNNNNNNNNNNNNNNNNNNNNNNNNNNNNNNNNNNNNNNNNNNNNNNNNNNNNNNNNNNNNNNNNNNNNNNNNNNNNNNNNNNNNNNNNNNNNNNNNNNNNNNNNNNNNNNNNNNNNNNNNNNNNNNNNNNNNNNNNNNNNNNNNNNNNNNNNNNNNNNNNNNNNNNNNNNNNNNNNNNNNNNNNNNNNNNNNNNNNNNNNNNNNNNNNNNNNNNNNNNNNNNNNNNNNNNNNNNNNNNNNNNNNNNNNNNNNNNNNNNNNNNNNNNNNNNNNNNNNNNNNNNNNNNNNNNNNNNNNNNNNNNNNNNNNNNNNNNNNNNNNNNNNNNNNNNNNNNNNNNNNNNNNNNNNNNNNNNNNNNNNNNNNNNNNNNNNNNNNNNNNNNNNNNNNNNNNNNNNNNNNNNNNNNNNNNNNNNNNNNNNNNNNNNNNNNNNNNNNNNNNNNNNNNNNNNNNNNNNNNNNNNNNNNNNNNNNNNNNNNNNNNNNNNNNNNNNNNNNNNNNNNNNNNNNNNNNNNNNNNNNNNNNNNNNNNNNNNNNNNNNNNNNNNNNNNNNNNNNNNNNNNNNNNNNNNNNNNNNNNNNNNNNNNNNNNNNNNNNNNNNNNNTAAGccataatgtttattatattgttgtaggtatatcaGCAAAATCTATATAactactatatacataatatatttaggtgtTGTGGGGAGTGATGAATTCATTGATtgttcaatgatttatttatttaatttggttgTTTGAATAAACGATAATTATAGGTCCTTGCCATTttcataaatgttaattttttcattataaatacatgataaaattttgaaacattACGTAAAAATTCTGGATTACTCACATTCTATCAATGCTGGACaagttatagatattttttaactcagttaagttaatttaactataggttaggTTTATACAACTCTAgtgtacttaattattttccaaaactaaactatagactatagatgcttattatatattacacagtaTTTCCATCTATGTTAGATtcaaatgatatacatttttaactttaaacaatccacggtaaatattttttgacatggaaacgaaatagactgaaacagtgaaatataataaaattaaaaacaaaataaattaacttaacttacttcttaaaatgaaaaattaattcgttcatatcgcgttaattaaaaaagaaatttggtaagttaacagttaagttaatgacaAGCCAAAAGTAatactagttaagttaaaaagttaaaataaaatacacttttttacttaactttaactttttaactcgttattgTCCATCCTTGCATTTTACACGTTCGTTTTCCTAACGTAGTTATCGAGAATATAACGATATGTaggtttaaatttgttttagtaaGCAGGGTCATGAATCGTCGTAGTTTGAAATAGTAattctttaaattttcattgaatataattatctgACGATTATTGTCAAGCTTTAAAAATCACCAtaggttaaaaatttaaataacatatttacctatttataatcaacgCGCGTTTTAGTTAACACTGACATCAATCGAAAAAGTGAGAATGAATAATTGAGATCATattgaatttaatgaatttacatTACTACAAAAAAGACATTGAACCAacgtaatatttaaacaaaacatgTTTGAATTAACACAGCATTGTTTTAAGCAAAAACGAAAAGAGATAgggaaacataaattaaattggtcTTCATAATGACCTAAATACGGGTATTTTTTATTCGTCAAAAACACGAATtccaaaggttttttttttaaactttttcgaGTTCAacgcatttttaaaaacaaaacttaaatattaatttttcggCAATATAAAAACCGTTCTTAAGAGAAAGCTACTAAATGTTGCACACACCGTTTTATAAACGTATAacgtataaacattataaattggtCTAATAAGCcataattaagaataatattatgtctatcgTCTTTGGTAATAGGTTAAGTAGCTATgagttattatacatacttataaattttaaaatgttggtaatatgtaatattactgtcaatctataaatataaataatttgtaaaattggtccaagtacatataataaatattacatctgatatatattattatatggtataataaaatagtttttttgtataaccattttttttttatttatcattatataggtttttttattattaaaaaagcataataattaagatCTATAcattaatgtttgtattataggtattttttttatagtttaaaaacattgtgAATTAGtgacctaaataatataaatatataatatattagcacGTTGACCGCCATGAGCTCTTGTATGAGATCTCACCAGTTTACTCCCTGCCGCCACGGGGTTTTTTCATAGGTTTACTTCACAACAGTTTTGACgattcaaacaaaaattgataaaaaaaaactaataatgataTCTGCATGCTTGTTACACCATCTGAAAGTGGCAACACTGTACTTTTCAAATCCGACGAAAAAGTACCGAATATTGAGACTCCTTAGGAGATCTCACTAAAATCGATTTCAGTGAGATCTCATATGGAGTCTCAATATTCAGTACTAGTAATTTTTTTGAGATCTCAAATAAAATCTCATGGCAggcaatttaaattttcaaaaaaaacctTGGCAGCCAAGTTGTTAAAACGATTTTCTAATGATAACACTGTGCTCAAAATATTCATCTCttaaatatgataggtataatgCGATATTACTATAcgataatgtatatgtatgtgcGAAGTATTTGTGCGATACATTTTCAGTCATgtgtaatgtaatttataaacgtgtataaaacattaaagttaaataataaaatcaaaaaatatataattcttaattatttacatataaatataaaattacatgattataaaatagtattaaaatataatattataaaaagtatttaaaaactaagacatattatttttctgaattgaaatttataaatacatacatgttatttaaattgtgattttgaaaattatatcgtatattcgtatgCAGCTACTGTTCGTATATTAAATACGTTTACCGACTAGCCATAATACAGAGCAGAGATACCACCTCCACGTCAATGTAGCGAAATTGCATATACACAGCGCCGGCTAATAGATGTTAATACTATAATGATTAaactgattaaaataatattaataatattatatgaatgtaacaattaaaattgattttcagaCCATAAAGTTCtttttcatgtttaaattttagacTCAACACAGCTCATTATacgtgaaatatattaatattataccatgtccactgattttatttcaacagaatttattagtaaaaatatttaatcaaatacaatttttaaaaaccggaTAAGTGGGTGtcattttaggacagtaaaaattcttagattttcttcaatttaataatttaatttaataaaaaaagtgaatctagttggtactttggatggtcaaaagtaaaatttcccagttgagaaaatcgattttggtttttggtgcaactctaaaacaaataaccgaaGGTACATGAcgttttgactgaatgtttatattagcattttctatacaccataacatttttcaatattttgatttattttgagttgttaacggacattttcagtttccatttttttagttttttttttttaaatatcaatacaattttatatggtGGGTTCAAAAagctgaaaatttaatagaaggttcctattatattgttttaaagccagatgaaaaaaattaaaaatccatagtcacaatttttttattataagcatctatagttcaaatattgacaaaatacgtaaaaatgacaaaaatttgcaaattatttagaaattcatgaaaaattttctttttaaatctaagatttgaaaatgtaatacaagattcctcatatgtttgtctatctttttcaaaaaaaaaaaaatgtataggtactagaaagtcaaattacatttttataattgtttgaaattcatatttatacaacaattaatattcacaCTATTTCTTGTaaggattttcttattttattgtaattaaaaaacgaacgattgtagataattgaaaatttctatGAATGATATTATTAGCATTATCTAAGATGCTAAATCTAATACGATGaagttttgaaaatagttcgactctttttgagcagtttacggacattgtcagttttcaatttttttagtttttttttctataaatatcaataaagttttatctgtagggccaaaaagtgtataaaattaatacaaggctccaaatatattgttacaaattctgttgaaaaatattaaaaatacataggcacaatttttttttataagcaattatatagatcgaattttgacataatgtatcaaatttaaaattgaataattatttcatagttaaaaatttataaaatgttcaacttttatatctaaagattgaaaatttaaaacaagattccacgtaaatagttaattctgttaccaaaaaatctaaaaaacacataagcacagtttatttttatagtaattttaagttcaaatttggacgaaattacatattaaaaaacatggaataaatattttatttattttgttgtgattgtaatgattgtatataatacattttgaaaataatttgactctttttgagctgtttacggaaaattgtcagtttacaatttttttagtttttttcttctataaaaatcaattaagtttt
This window contains:
- the LOC100570105 gene encoding kelch-like protein 3; the encoded protein is MSTERYGLGVGVLNNRLYAVGGAGNVETLKSVEYYDPTLDTWTPVAEMSVRRHGVGVGVLDGLMYAIGGYNGKYLKSVEVYRPSDGVWSSVADMEICRYLNTDINRKSENE